Proteins from one Polyangium spumosum genomic window:
- a CDS encoding nuclear transport factor 2 family protein, with protein sequence MDQIRHALQSRDVEALANLYAEDAVLEEVSSLNPPAHPIVVQGRDAILKQLRDEFQRDPVGGWHREVKSTDIIDEMETDEAVAFTEVRTYAAGDKVITQHLAHKRNGRIQHDRLVVARDSD encoded by the coding sequence ATGGACCAGATTCGCCACGCTCTGCAGAGTCGGGACGTGGAGGCGCTCGCCAACTTGTATGCCGAGGACGCCGTCCTCGAGGAGGTCTCGAGCCTGAACCCACCGGCGCACCCCATCGTGGTGCAGGGCCGCGACGCCATCCTGAAGCAGCTCCGCGACGAGTTTCAGCGCGACCCGGTCGGCGGGTGGCATCGCGAGGTCAAGAGCACGGACATCATCGACGAGATGGAGACCGACGAGGCCGTGGCCTTCACCGAGGTCCGCACCTACGCGGCCGGCGACAAGGTGATCACGCAGCACCTCGCGCACAAACGGAACGGCCGAATCCAGCACGATCGGCTGGTCGTCGCGCGCGACTCCGATTAG